ATGTTCCGGATCCCGGCGTCGGCGTACTGGCCGATGATGTTGCGCAGTTCCGCGATGGAGTGGTCGACCGCGGTGAGGTGGGCGACCGGGGTGAGCGTCGTGTCGGCGACGATCTGCTCGGTCGCCTTGACCGTGCCGGCGCGGGTGGTACCGCCGGCTCCGTATGTCACGGAGACGAAGCTGGGGGCCACCGCCTCGACCCTGCGCAGCGCGTTCCACAGGTTCCGCTCGCCTTTTTCGGTCTTCGGCGCCCAGAACTCGAACGAGAAGGTCGTCTTGCCGGTCGCGAGCATGTCGCGCACGGTGCGTGCGCGGTCAGTCCTGGTGGAAGCAGATCCGAGGGCCATACCCGCAGGTTAGCCAGGGGGAGACGGCCACCCAACCGGATGCGGGCAATTTGCCCGATTTGCCGACTTGTTGTCCACTCCTCGGACAACCGGCGCTCGACCGGTCCTGGATCGGCGCGTATCCGTCCCGCCCAGTTCCGCGCTTCACACCGTCCGGAGCCGCTTGGCGAACTCCGCCGCCGCCGCGCCCGGGTCGTCGGCCTCGGTGATCGCCCGTACGACGACGACGCGGCGGGCGCCCGCTTCGAGCACCTCGTCGAGATTGCCGAGGTCGATGCCGCCGATGGCGAACCAGGGACGGTCCGTGCCGAGCGCCGCCGTGTGCCGGACGAGGTCGAGGCCCGGTGCGTGGCGGCCCGGCTTGGTGGGGGTCGGCCAGCACGGGCCCGTACAGAAGTAGTCCACGCCGTCCTGGACGGCGGCGGCCGAGGCCTCCGGGCCCGCATGCGTGGAACGGCCGATCACGACCTCGTCGCCGAGGATCGCCCGGGCCGCGGGGACGGGCAGGTCGCCCTGCCCGAGGTGCAGGACGTCGGCTCCGGCGGCGTGGGCGACGTCGGCCCGGTCGTTCACCGCGAGGAGCTTGCCGTGCCGGCGGCAGGCGTCCGCGAACACCGCGAGGTGCGCCAGCTCCTCGGCCGCCTCCATGCCCTTGTCCCGCAGTTGCACGACGTCCACGCCGCCCGCGAGGACCGCGTCCAGGAAGGCGGGGAGGTCGCCCTGGCGCCTGCGCGCGTCCGTGCAGAGGTAGACCCGGGCGTCGGCGAGCTGCGCGCGTGCGGTGGATTCGGGCATGCGTGGGTCCCCCGTGTGGGTCGGTGGCGTACGGGCCGTGGGTCCCGTCCTGTCCTCTCCTGTCCTGACAGTCCGCGGCCCGCGGCCCGTACGCCGTGCGGCGTTGCGGCTCTGCGGCGTGCTCGGGTCAGACGGCGAGCGCCTGGGCGCGGCGCTTCACCTCCGTGCCGCGATTCTCACTCAGCGCCTGCGCGGGGGTGCCGGGCAGGCTCTCGTCCGGGGTGAAGAGCCACTCCAGGATCTCTTCGTCGTTGAAGCCGTCGTCCCGCAGGAGCGTCAGGGTGCCGGACAGGCCCTTGACGACCTTCTGCTCGTCCGCGTCGATGAAGGCGGCGGGGACGTGCAGCGCGCGGTTCTCACCACGGCGTACGGCGATCAGCTGGCCTTCCCTGACCAGCTGCCGGACGCGCGTCACCTCGACGCCGAACTTTTCGGCGATGTCGGGGAGGGTGAGCCAGGCGGGGACGAGAGCATCGATCTTTGCGTCAATCTCGGTCACGAGGACAAGCCTGCCATCTCCCACTGACACCCGGTACCCGGGCACCGCGCTCCGCCCCGGGGCAGGCGCGCACCAGGACGCCCGTCGGGTGCGGGCCGCCCGCGGCCGAGCCCGCGGTTCCCCGCGCCCCTGGGAGACGGGGCCGCGGCCCACGGACGGTCGCTCAGACCGCAGCCGTCTTCAAGGGGCGGGACGGGTCCGTGAGCAGCGCCGGGTCCATTCGGGTGCCCGACTCGATCAGCCGGCGGCCCTGCGCCAGGTCCCGGGGCCGCCCCACCGCGAGGACCGCGACCAGACGGCCCTCCCGGAGCCAGCACACCGACCAGGAGGGCCCCGCCGGATCCCCCCGCCAGAGCAGGGCGTCGGCGGCGCCGTGGTGCCCCGCGTACTGGACGAAGCGGCCGAACTGCTCCGACCAGAAGTACGGCACCGGGTCGTAGGGCGCGGGCGTCTCCCCCACGATGTTCGCCGCGACCGTGCGGGGCCCCTGGAGCGCGTTGTCCCAGTGGTGGACCAGCAGCCGCTCCCCGTACCGGCCCGAGGGGAACGAGGCGCAGTCGCCGACCGCGTACACGTCCGGGAGGGAGGTGCGCAGGTGGTCGTCCGCGACGACCTCCCGGTGGGCGCCGAGTTCGATCCCCGAGCCGGCCAGCCAGGACGTGGCCGGCCGTGCCCCGATGCCGACCACGACGGCGCCCGCGGGCAGCCGCGAGCCGTCGTCCAGCACCACCGCGCCGGGCTCGACGCGCTCCACGCGCGCGTGGGTGCGCAGCGAGGCCCCGCTGTCCGCGTACCAGGCGGTCATCGGCGCGGCCACCTCGGCCGGCAGCACGCCCACGAGCGGCCGGTCGGCGGCCTCGACGACGGTCACCGAGCACCCCGCCTCCCGCGCCGCCGTGGCGAACTCCGCGCCGATCCAGCCCGCGCCGACCACCACGATGTCGTGCTGCCGGGCGAGGACGGGCCGCAGCCGTTCGGCGTCGTCGAGGGTGCGCAGCAGATGGACGCCCGGTACTCCCTCGGCGCCGGGCAGCCGCACGGGCTCCGCTCCCGTGGCGAGGACCAGGACGTCGTACGGGACAGCCCCCTCGGCCGTGTCGAGTTCGCGGGACGCCGGGCGGACGCCGGTCGCTTCGAGGCCCAGGCGCAGTTGGACGCCGAGGGTCTCGAAGTCGACGCCGAAGGCGGAGCTCTCGGCCTTGCCGAGCAGGACGGCCTTGGACAGCGGCGGCCGGTCGTACGGCTGGTGGGGCTCCGCGCCGATCAGGGTCACGCTGCCGGGAAAACCCTGTTCCCGCAGGGCGACGGCGGTCTGGACCCCCGCCATGCCCGCGCCGACGATCACGACGCGTACGCGCGCCGCCGGGCCCGTTTCCTGTGTCAGCTCGCTCACCCGGTCACCATAGACAGTCGGTGAAATCGTCGGTCAGGGGCGTGGCCGGTGAGCTGTTGCACACCGCCCGGCCACGGCGTCAGCTCGGGGCGACCTCTTCGACCACACTCGTCCCCCTGCCCTCCTGGGACTCCCACTCCCAGGTCTCCGCCAGCCGCACCCGCCCGTCGGGGGTCTCGGCGACCTGGGACGCGCAGTGCCCGGAGGAGGTGGTTCCGTCCGTCTTCAGCTGTACGTACCGGAAGTCGAGCCGGTCGCCCTCGCGGGTGCCCACGAGATGGCCGCGCACGACGTCGCCGCCCGCGTACTCGGCCCAGATCACGCCGTCCCGCTCGTGGTACGAGAACCGGGTGCGCGTACCCACCTGCCCCGGCGCCTGGTCGGCCACGGGGGCGAGAACGAGTCCGTCGAGCGAGCGGGCCATGCCGTGAGGCTCCCTACTGAGGTCCGGAACGAAGAGTTAGGGTGGCCAACGTAAAGCACTCGCGGGAGCCCGGGCGTACCGGGCTGAGAGGGAGGCTGGGACGGCCTCCGACCGTACGAACCTGATCCGGGTCATGCCGGCGAAGGGAGGGGCTGGACGCCCATGT
This sequence is a window from Streptomyces ortus. Protein-coding genes within it:
- the thiE gene encoding thiamine phosphate synthase: MPESTARAQLADARVYLCTDARRRQGDLPAFLDAVLAGGVDVVQLRDKGMEAAEELAHLAVFADACRRHGKLLAVNDRADVAHAAGADVLHLGQGDLPVPAARAILGDEVVIGRSTHAGPEASAAAVQDGVDYFCTGPCWPTPTKPGRHAPGLDLVRHTAALGTDRPWFAIGGIDLGNLDEVLEAGARRVVVVRAITEADDPGAAAAEFAKRLRTV
- a CDS encoding Rv2175c family DNA-binding protein, translating into MTEIDAKIDALVPAWLTLPDIAEKFGVEVTRVRQLVREGQLIAVRRGENRALHVPAAFIDADEQKVVKGLSGTLTLLRDDGFNDEEILEWLFTPDESLPGTPAQALSENRGTEVKRRAQALAV
- a CDS encoding NAD(P)/FAD-dependent oxidoreductase produces the protein MSELTQETGPAARVRVVIVGAGMAGVQTAVALREQGFPGSVTLIGAEPHQPYDRPPLSKAVLLGKAESSAFGVDFETLGVQLRLGLEATGVRPASRELDTAEGAVPYDVLVLATGAEPVRLPGAEGVPGVHLLRTLDDAERLRPVLARQHDIVVVGAGWIGAEFATAAREAGCSVTVVEAADRPLVGVLPAEVAAPMTAWYADSGASLRTHARVERVEPGAVVLDDGSRLPAGAVVVGIGARPATSWLAGSGIELGAHREVVADDHLRTSLPDVYAVGDCASFPSGRYGERLLVHHWDNALQGPRTVAANIVGETPAPYDPVPYFWSEQFGRFVQYAGHHGAADALLWRGDPAGPSWSVCWLREGRLVAVLAVGRPRDLAQGRRLIESGTRMDPALLTDPSRPLKTAAV